In the genome of Neovison vison isolate M4711 chromosome 3, ASM_NN_V1, whole genome shotgun sequence, one region contains:
- the GALNT9 gene encoding polypeptide N-acetylgalactosaminyltransferase 9 isoform X2, giving the protein MIGCSFVVDREYFADIGLLDPGMEVYGGENIELGMRVWQCGGSMEVLPCSRVAHIERTKKPYNNDIDYYAKRNALRAAEVWMDSFKSHVYMAWNIPMTNPGVDFGDVSERLALRQRLKCRSFKWYLENVYPEMRTYNDTLTYGEVRNSKASGYCLDQGAEDDDRAILYPCHGMSSQLVRYSAEGLLQLGPLGSTAFLPDSKCLVDDGRTRAPALKKCEDVARPAQRLWDFTQSGPIVSRDTGRCLEVEMSKDANFGLRLVVQRCSGQKWTIRNWIKQGRH; this is encoded by the exons ATGATCGGCTGCTCATTCGTGGTGGACCGGGAGTACTTCGCGGACATCGGGCTGCTGGACCCGGGCATGGAGGTGTACGGCGGTGAGAACATCGAGCTGGGCATGAGG GTGTGGCAGTGTGGCGGGAGTATGGAGGTGCTGCCCTGCTCCCGCGTGGCCCACATCGAGCGCACCAAGAAGCCCTACAACAATGACATTGACTACTATGCCAAGCGCAACGCCCTGCGGGCAGCCGAGGTGTGGATGGACAGCTTCAAGTCCCACGTGTACATGGCCTGGAACATCCCTATGACA AACCCAGGGGTGGACTTCGGGGACGTGTCTGAGCGGCTGGCCCTGCGCCAGCGGCTGAAATGCCGCAGCTTCAAGTGGTACCTGGAGAACGTGTACCCAGAGATGAGGACCTACAACGACACCCTCACGTACGGAGAG GTGAGAAACAGCAAAGCCAGCGGCTACTGCCTGGACCAGGGAGCGGAAGACGATGACCGCGCTATCCTCTACCCCTGCCACGGGATGTCCTCCCAG CTGGTGCGGTACAGCGCGGAGGGGCTGCTGCAGCTGGGCCCCCTGGGCTCCACCGCCTTCCTGCCCGACTCCAAGTGCCTGGTGGACGACGGCAGGACCCGCGCTCCCGCCCTGAAGAAGTGCGAGGACGTGGCCCGGCCCGCGCAGCGGCTGTGGGACTTCACCCAG AGCGGCCCCATCGTGAGCCGGGACACCGGCAGGTGCCTGGAGGTGGAAATGTCCAAGGACGCCAACTTTGGGCTGCGGCTGGTGGTGCAGAGGTGTTCGGGGCAGAAGTGGACCATCAGGAACTGGATCAAGCAGGGGCGGCACtga